The Coffea arabica cultivar ET-39 chromosome 9e, Coffea Arabica ET-39 HiFi, whole genome shotgun sequence genome has a window encoding:
- the LOC113710248 gene encoding SKP1-like protein 1A: MSSPKIIVLKSSDGETFEVEELVALESQTIKHMIEDNCADTCIPLPNVTSKILAKVIEYCKKHVEAPKSSDGDKSSDEDLKSFDADFVKVDQGTLFDLILAANYLNIKSLLDLTCQTVADMIKGKTPEEIRKTFNIKNDFTPEEEEEVRRENAWAFE; encoded by the exons ATGTCTTCGCCGAAGATAATCGTGTTGAAGAGTTCTGACGGCGAAACTTTCGAGGTGGAGGAATTGGTCGCTCTGGAATCGCAGACCATCAAGCACATGATCGAGGACAACTGCGCCGATACTTGCATCCCTCTGCCCAACGTCACCAGCAAGATCTTGGCTAAGGTCATCGAGTACTGTAAGAAACATGTCGAGGCCCCGAAGTCCTCCGACGGCGACAAGTCCTCCGATGAGGATCTCAAGTCCTTCGATGCTGACTTCGTCAAAGTCGACCAGGGCACTCTTTTCGACCTCATCCTG GCTGCCAACTATCTCAACATCAAGAGCCTGCTCGACCTCACTTGCCAAACTGTGGCAGACATGATCAAGGGCAAGACGCCAGAGGAGATCCGCAAGACTTTCAACATCAAGAATGATTTCACtcctgaggaagaagaggaggtTCGCAGGGAGAATGCTTGGGCATTTGAGTGA
- the LOC113710402 gene encoding glycerate dehydrogenase HPR, peroxisomal isoform X2: MAKPVQIEVWNPNGKYRVVSTKPMPGTRWINLLIQQDCRVEICTQNKTILSVEDIIALIGDNCDGVIGQLTEDWGDALFSALSKAGGKAFSNMAVGYNNVDVNAANRYGVAVGNTPGVLTETTAELAATLSVAAARRIVEADEFMRGGLYEGWLPHLFVGNLLKGQTVGVIGAGRIGSAYARMMVEGFKMNLIYYDLYQATRLEKFVTAYGQFLKANGEQPVTWKRASSMDEVLREADVISLHPVLDKTTYHLVNKESLAVMKKEAILVNCSRGPVIDEVALVEHLKANPMFRVGLDVFEWTREGMATLAALNVLGKIKGYPIWSNPNSVEAFLDENSPPPAACPSIVNAKAIGLPVSKL; encoded by the exons ATGGCAAAACCAGTGCAAATTGAGGTGTGGAATCCGAATGGGAAATATAGAGTTGTCAGCACAAAGCCTATGCCTGGAACTCGTTGGATCAATCTGTTGATCCAGCAAGACTGTCGCGTAGAA ATATGCACACAGAACAAAACCATTTTGTCTGTTGAAGATATCATTGCTCTGATTGGTGATAACTGCGATGGAGTCATTGGACAG TTGACTGAGGATTGGGGGGATGCACTGTTCTCTGCGTTGAGCAAAGCTGGAGGTAAAGCTTTCAGCAACATGGCCGTGGGATATAACAATGTGGATGTTAATGCAGCCAACAGATACGGGGTTGCCGTAGGAAATACTCCT GGTGTGCTCACAGAGACTACAGCAGAGCTAGCAGCAACACTTTCCGTCGCGGCAGCTAGAAGGATTGTGGAAGCAGATGAGTTCATGAGAGGTGGCTTATACGAAGGATGGCTTCCTCATCT GTTTGTGGGCAACTTGCTCAAAGGACAAACTGTTGGAGTGATTGGAGCTGGTCGTATTGGTTCTGCTTATGCCAGAATGATG GTTGAAGGCTTCAAAATGAACTTAATCTACTACGATTTGTACCAAGCCACCCGTCTAGAAAAGTTCGTCACAG CTTATGGCCAGTTCCTGAAAGCCAATGGTGAACAACCCGTGACGTGGAAAAGAGCTTCATCCATGGATGAAGTGCTTCGAGAAGCTGATGTG ATAAGTCTTCATCCTGTCCTCGACAAAACAACGTATCATCTTGTGAATAAAGAAAGCCTTGCAGTAATGAAAAAG GAGGCAATCCTTGTGAACTGCAGCAGGGGTCCGGTCATTGATGAGGTAGCTCTTGTGGAGCATCTGAAAGCAAACCCCATGTTTCGAGTCGGTCTTGATGTATTTGAG TGGACTCGTGAAGGAATGGCAACACTAGCTGCCCTGAATGTCTTG GGAAAGATCAAAGGCTACCCAATCTGGTCTAACCCAAACAGCGTGGAAGCATTCCTAGATGAGAACTCTCCCCCTCCTGCTGCATGCCCAAGCATTGTCAACGCAAAAGCTATAG GTTTACCAGTTTCGAAGCTGTAA
- the LOC113710479 gene encoding chloroplast protein FOR GROWTH AND FERTILITY 2 isoform X1, which translates to MEKLLCYNPIPSKFHLKRITFLPQPPRLSTTIPAAHFNRLTYFLPDSSRVNSFSCNYQHSSSNSFAISSKSADTADHCTHNLSSASVDRPDGSTEKVNFFRKDVKSLPQQQKVIAAGTVMLLSAIFMTVIHPMVASPAFASFQSAAKAGGPTAAAVGRQLLKNELVNSAWTGFLAGCLHTLSGPDHLAALAPLSIGRTRIESAAVGALWGCGHDAGQVIFGLMFLLLKDRLHIEIIRTWGTRVVGFTLMVIGAMGIREASEVPAPCVALENGECDVSIYEGLENPTIGKKKIGLATFATGIVHGLQPDALMMILPALALPSRVAGAAFLLMFLVGTVVAMGSYTVVIGSCSEALKERVPRITEKLTWASSLVAIALGLAILISQFFGFSLY; encoded by the exons ATGGAGAAGCTTCTCTGTTATAACCCTATTCCATCTAAATTTCACCTTAAACGCATCACTTTCCTCCCCCAACCCCCCCGACTCAGCACCACCATTCCCGCCGCCCATTTCAACAGACTGACTTACTTCCTCCCCGACTCTTCTCGGGTCAACTCGTTTTCCTGCAACTACCAACACTCATCTTCTAATTCTTTCGCTATTTCTTCGAAATCTGCTGACACTGCCGACCATTGTACCCATAATCTGTCTTCTGCATCTGTTGATAGGCCAGATGGGTCGACGGAGAAAGTCAACTTTTTTAGAAAAGATGTCAAATCGCTACCTCAGCAACAAAAG GTCATTGCTGCTGGGACCGTGATGTTACTCTCTGCCATCTTTATGACAGTGATCCATCCAATGGTTGCGTCACCTGCTTTTGCCAGCTTTCAGAGTGCAGCCAAGGCTGGAGGTCCAACTGCAGCTGCAGTTGGTAGGCAGCTCCTTAAAAATGAGCTGGTAAACAGCGCCTGGACTGGCTTCTTAGCTGGTTGCTTGCATACATTATCAGGTCCTGATCACCTTGCTGCTTTGGCTCCCCTTTCAATTGGGCGCACACGGATTGAAAGTGCTGCAGTCGGAGCTCTTTGGGGATGCGGCCATGATGCTGGACAGGTAATCTTTGGTTTAATGTTTTTACTTCTAAAGGATCGGCTCCACATTGAGATCATCCGGACTTGGGGCACGAGAGTGGTTGGGTTTACCCTAATGGTTATTGGTGCTATGGGGATCAGGGAAGCTTCAGAAGTACCTGCCCCATGCGTGGCCCTTGAAAATGGTGAGTGTGATGTTAGCATCTATGAAGGCCTTGAAAATCCAACGATTGGAAAGAAGAAGATTGGATTGGcgacttttgctacaggaattGTCCATGGGCTGCAACCGGATGCATTGATGATGATCTTGCCTGCACTTGCTTTGCCTTCTAGGGTGGCAGGTGCTGCATTTTTGCTGATGTTCTTGGTCGGGACGGTTGTTGCTATGGGAAGTTACACGGTTGTTATTGGATCATGTAGTGAGGCATTAAAGGAACGTGTTCCTAGAATAACAGAGAAACTCACTTGGGCTTCATCTCTTGTAGCAATTGCTTTAGGGCTGGCAATTCTGATCAGCCAATTTTTTGGGTTTAGCCTCTATTAA
- the LOC113710479 gene encoding chloroplast protein FOR GROWTH AND FERTILITY 1 isoform X2, with product MEKLLCYNPIPSKFHLKRITFLPQPPRLSTTIPAAHFNRLTYFLPDSSRVNSFSCNYQHSSSNSFAISSKSADTADHCTHNLSSASVDRPDGSTEKVNFFRKDVKSLPQQQKVIAAGTVMLLSAIFMTVIHPMVASPAFASFQSAAKAGGPTAAAVGRQLLKNELVNSAWTGFLAGCLHTLSGPDHLAALAPLSIGRTRIESAAVGALWGCGHDAGQGSFRSTCPMRGP from the exons ATGGAGAAGCTTCTCTGTTATAACCCTATTCCATCTAAATTTCACCTTAAACGCATCACTTTCCTCCCCCAACCCCCCCGACTCAGCACCACCATTCCCGCCGCCCATTTCAACAGACTGACTTACTTCCTCCCCGACTCTTCTCGGGTCAACTCGTTTTCCTGCAACTACCAACACTCATCTTCTAATTCTTTCGCTATTTCTTCGAAATCTGCTGACACTGCCGACCATTGTACCCATAATCTGTCTTCTGCATCTGTTGATAGGCCAGATGGGTCGACGGAGAAAGTCAACTTTTTTAGAAAAGATGTCAAATCGCTACCTCAGCAACAAAAG GTCATTGCTGCTGGGACCGTGATGTTACTCTCTGCCATCTTTATGACAGTGATCCATCCAATGGTTGCGTCACCTGCTTTTGCCAGCTTTCAGAGTGCAGCCAAGGCTGGAGGTCCAACTGCAGCTGCAGTTGGTAGGCAGCTCCTTAAAAATGAGCTGGTAAACAGCGCCTGGACTGGCTTCTTAGCTGGTTGCTTGCATACATTATCAGGTCCTGATCACCTTGCTGCTTTGGCTCCCCTTTCAATTGGGCGCACACGGATTGAAAGTGCTGCAGTCGGAGCTCTTTGGGGATGCGGCCATGATGCTGGACAG GGAAGCTTCAGAAGTACCTGCCCCATGCGTGGCCCTTGA
- the LOC113710402 gene encoding glycerate dehydrogenase isoform X1 yields the protein MAKPVQIEVWNPNGKYRVVSTKPMPGTRWINLLIQQDCRVEICTQNKTILSVEDIIALIGDNCDGVIGQLTEDWGDALFSALSKAGGKAFSNMAVGYNNVDVNAANRYGVAVGNTPGVLTETTAELAATLSVAAARRIVEADEFMRGGLYEGWLPHLFVGNLLKGQTVGVIGAGRIGSAYARMMVEGFKMNLIYYDLYQATRLEKFVTAYGQFLKANGEQPVTWKRASSMDEVLREADVISLHPVLDKTTYHLVNKESLAVMKKEAILVNCSRGPVIDEVALVEHLKANPMFRVGLDVFEDEPYMKPGLADMKNAIVVPHIASASKWTREGMATLAALNVLGKIKGYPIWSNPNSVEAFLDENSPPPAACPSIVNAKAIGLPVSKL from the exons ATGGCAAAACCAGTGCAAATTGAGGTGTGGAATCCGAATGGGAAATATAGAGTTGTCAGCACAAAGCCTATGCCTGGAACTCGTTGGATCAATCTGTTGATCCAGCAAGACTGTCGCGTAGAA ATATGCACACAGAACAAAACCATTTTGTCTGTTGAAGATATCATTGCTCTGATTGGTGATAACTGCGATGGAGTCATTGGACAG TTGACTGAGGATTGGGGGGATGCACTGTTCTCTGCGTTGAGCAAAGCTGGAGGTAAAGCTTTCAGCAACATGGCCGTGGGATATAACAATGTGGATGTTAATGCAGCCAACAGATACGGGGTTGCCGTAGGAAATACTCCT GGTGTGCTCACAGAGACTACAGCAGAGCTAGCAGCAACACTTTCCGTCGCGGCAGCTAGAAGGATTGTGGAAGCAGATGAGTTCATGAGAGGTGGCTTATACGAAGGATGGCTTCCTCATCT GTTTGTGGGCAACTTGCTCAAAGGACAAACTGTTGGAGTGATTGGAGCTGGTCGTATTGGTTCTGCTTATGCCAGAATGATG GTTGAAGGCTTCAAAATGAACTTAATCTACTACGATTTGTACCAAGCCACCCGTCTAGAAAAGTTCGTCACAG CTTATGGCCAGTTCCTGAAAGCCAATGGTGAACAACCCGTGACGTGGAAAAGAGCTTCATCCATGGATGAAGTGCTTCGAGAAGCTGATGTG ATAAGTCTTCATCCTGTCCTCGACAAAACAACGTATCATCTTGTGAATAAAGAAAGCCTTGCAGTAATGAAAAAG GAGGCAATCCTTGTGAACTGCAGCAGGGGTCCGGTCATTGATGAGGTAGCTCTTGTGGAGCATCTGAAAGCAAACCCCATGTTTCGAGTCGGTCTTGATGTATTTGAG GATGAGCCTTATATGAAACCTGGGCTTGCAGACATGAAAAATGCTATCGTGGTGCCTCACATAGCATCCGCTTCCAAG TGGACTCGTGAAGGAATGGCAACACTAGCTGCCCTGAATGTCTTG GGAAAGATCAAAGGCTACCCAATCTGGTCTAACCCAAACAGCGTGGAAGCATTCCTAGATGAGAACTCTCCCCCTCCTGCTGCATGCCCAAGCATTGTCAACGCAAAAGCTATAG GTTTACCAGTTTCGAAGCTGTAA